Within the Bradyrhizobium ottawaense genome, the region AAGCCGGCCATGCCACAAGCGAGTCGCAGCGATAGTCACCCCACCGAAGAGACGAAGAGCATCCCATGATGAAACCGACCTTGAGCGCGCTGATTGCCCTCACCTCCCTGACTTTAGCGGCGGCGGGCGCGCTGGCGCAGGACGTCGACCTCGCCGCCGGCAAGGCCTCGTTCAACAAGTGCCTGGCCTGCCACGCGATCGGCGACGGCGCCAAGAACAAGGTCGGCCCGGAACTGAACGGGCTCGACGGCCGCCATTCCGGCACCGCGGAAGGCTATTCCTATTCGGACGCCAACAAGAACTCCGGCATCACCTGGAACGAGGCCCAGTTCAAGGAATATATCAAGGACCCCAAGGCCAAGATTCCCGGCACCAAGATGGCCTTCGCCGGCATCAAGAGCGAGACCGAGATCAACAACCTCTGGGCCTTCATCTCGCAATACGACAAGGACGGCAAGACCAAGTCCAAGTAAGGCTCGCCGGCGATTCCGCACGAGAATCGCCGGCCGGTCTCGGCGACGTTACGCCAGCGTATGCACGATCACCGGCCCGGCCACCGCCGTCGCCGGCCCGGTGAGCAGCTGCTCAAGATCGTGCTCGATCCAGGCCAGCGCGCGCTTGTTGGATTCCTCGGCGCCCGCAAAATTGTTGAACAGGCTGATCGCGATCACCGTGTCGTCGGGCGTATAGACCACGTAATAGCCCATGAAGCCCTCGACCCCGCTAATCACGGGAATGGCCCCCTCCTTGATCCGGCGTGTCAGCTCTTCGACCTTGCCGGCCTTTGCCTTGCCTTGACGTATGGCGGCGTACATGGCGCTCTCCCTCAAAGGTCAGCTGCCCGTAAACGAGAAACTTTCACGCGGTCGCATGCTGGGCGGGACGAGCAGCGGAATCCCGCAACAGTCGCCATCGTGCAATGGCTAGGCTACGCCGATCCCGCCAGGATGGAAGACGGCGCGAGCAGAGGCGGACCCGGGAATTGCCGCCGCCCTAATTGACGGCCGCCGCCGTGCTTGGCGCCATCGCGCCGATCATCGCCTCAATCTCGGCCATCACGCGATCGGGCGCGGCGTTCTGCACCATGTGACCGACGCCGGGCAGCACGACCAGTTTGGCATTGGGCGCGGTGGCGGCCAGCGGCTGCGAGTGGATATGGGTCGACACGGTCTTGTCGGAGCCGTCCCCCGAAATGATCGTGACCGGCACCTTAATCTCGGCATAACGCGGCGCCTGCCCGGCGACGGCGGCCTTCAGCGTCGCCAGGTCGTGCGCATTGGCAAGAAATTCGCGCGGCCGCAGCAGCAACATCGTCGCGGTCTCGCGGACATATCCGTCCGGCATCGCCTGCGGGAAGAACACGCTGCGCGCGCCGGGCTCGGCCAGAACGGCGCCGAGCGGCAGCGTGATCGTGTAGGCCAGTAGCGGGCCGATCACCGGCAGGGCCACGATCTTGTTGTAGCGTCCGACGCCGCCGGGCCATGGATAGGCCACCGGCGCCAGCATCACGAGGCCCGCGACCGCTTGCGGATAATCCAGTGCCATCCGTGCGCCCAGCGCGCCGGCCCAGGAATGCACCACGAAGATCGCCGTGGTGATGCCAAGCCTGGCCAGCGCCTCCGCGACCATCCGGCCCTGGATTTCCGGCGTCGAGTCGTCGAGGCGCGCGCGGGTGCTCCAGCCATGCCCGGGACGATCGATCAGGATCACGCGGTGATTTTTTGCGAGGCCCTCGCCGAGCGGCCGCCGCATCGCTTCGAGATTGGAACTGGCGCCATGCAGCATCACGATCGGCGGACCGGCCGCATCGCGCGGGCCGAGTTCGACGATGTGAAGGCTGGCCCCGGAAACCTCGACGATGGCACCGCGCACAGGATGCGCCCGCTGCACCAGCAGCACACCGGCCTGCGTGATCAGCGCCAGAACCAGCAGCGCAGCCCCGATAATCACCGCCACCATGGCAAATGCCTGAAAAATCTTTCGCACCAATGAGCTACGGCCGGAGCCTGCGCGGGGTTTCGGAACGGCTATCCACAGGACGCAGCCCCTGTGGATAACGGGGTCATCCGGCCGTCATCGCAACTTTATACGAATGCGTTGACACTTTCGCCATGTGTCGGCGTGCCTGATGGGGCAGCCGGCGCCCGAAACTGTACCCGAAATCCACAGGAACAGCGGCCGCGGCCACGACTTTTGTTCCAGAGTACAATCGGAGAACTAGCCATGATTTCCAATGCAAGCGAAGCGGCCATCGACCAGATCGTGGCAAACTGCAACGGCGACATTCGCGGGGCGCTGAAGGCGCTGTTGCTGGTAAATGAGCGGCTCGAGGCGGAGCTGGCGGAGTTCTACGCGGCCGTCGGACTCGACGGAATGGCCCGCGGCAGCAACGCCGTGCACTAGAATTTCCAGGATACCCGCCTAGCTCGAAAACGCTCTAATCGTTCTTGTCCGCTTTGTCCGCGTCCCGCGCTTCGTCGGGCGGTTCCGGCGGGCATTCGCGAATGGTCGAGCGCGCCAGCTTGGCGTCATCGTTCGACCGATAGGGGCCGGCTTCCAAACGTGACGTTGCCGCCGACCTGGCTGTTGACGACCGGGTTGCTGGTAATGATCTCGCATTTGCCGCTCGCGCGATCGCCGGTCACCCAGTAGCCTTGCGCGAAGGCGACGTTTCCGGCCGCGATCAAACTCGCGCCGGCCAGCAGCAATGACTTCATGGCTACGCTCCCAACACGCTGAGAAAAAGACGCTGTGACGCCAGATAATAGCGCGTCGGCGAGCTGTGTTCCCGTACCTCGGCACGCTGTCCGAAGTTGAGGTTAACCGGGGCTCTCTTTAATTGGGCATGATCTTATCGGAAAACCGGTACCCACTTTGCGCTTGCGCGGCCCTCCGGGTCCGGATCATGCCCGGAATCAGATATCGCGGCCTTCGACCTTTTCGGTCAGCGTCTTGACCAGCTCCGGCACCTTTTCCAGGTGCGGATTGACGGCGAGCGCCTTGCGGAACGCATCGAGCGCGCGCTTCTCGTCGCCGATGTCCTGCATGATCATGCCGAGGCCGGCCAGCGCGCCGAAATGGCGGGGTTCGCGGATCAAAACCTCTCGGATGTCCTCGAGCGAATGGGCATAGTCGTTCTTCAGATAAAACAGCGTCGCGCGCCGGTTCCACGCCTCGACGTAATCCGGGCGCAGCTTGACCACGGCATCCAGGAGCTTGATCGCAACATCCATCTGCTGCGCGTCCATCGCCGCCTTGGCGCGCAGCATCAACAGCGCCGCGGTATCGCTCGGGGTCTGCATCCACATCGCCCAGATCCGCGCCTCGACATGTTTGGCGCTGGCTTCATCGGGGGCGGCCTTCAGTGCACCGAACAGGAAATCCAGTCCGCGGCTGCGATCGGCGCCGATCTTGGGCAACTTGGCCGGCGCTTCCGGCAGCTTCTTCTGGCTCTTCGGCGGGGGGATGACCCGGGGATCGCGGGGAGAATCGCTCTGGGCAAAAGCCGTCAGCGGCACGGCTGCAATAACAGCGGCGAAGATCGCAATCCGGCAGTCTCTGGCATCCGGGAATCTCAAAGCCATGCGCCAAGTCTAGACGCGCAAAATCGCGCTGCAAAGCAGCACGTCGTCAA harbors:
- the cycA gene encoding cytochrome c-550 CycA, whose amino-acid sequence is MMKPTLSALIALTSLTLAAAGALAQDVDLAAGKASFNKCLACHAIGDGAKNKVGPELNGLDGRHSGTAEGYSYSDANKNSGITWNEAQFKEYIKDPKAKIPGTKMAFAGIKSETEINNLWAFISQYDKDGKTKSK
- a CDS encoding antibiotic biosynthesis monooxygenase; protein product: MYAAIRQGKAKAGKVEELTRRIKEGAIPVISGVEGFMGYYVVYTPDDTVIAISLFNNFAGAEESNKRALAWIEHDLEQLLTGPATAVAGPVIVHTLA
- a CDS encoding alpha/beta fold hydrolase, giving the protein MVAVIIGAALLVLALITQAGVLLVQRAHPVRGAIVEVSGASLHIVELGPRDAAGPPIVMLHGASSNLEAMRRPLGEGLAKNHRVILIDRPGHGWSTRARLDDSTPEIQGRMVAEALARLGITTAIFVVHSWAGALGARMALDYPQAVAGLVMLAPVAYPWPGGVGRYNKIVALPVIGPLLAYTITLPLGAVLAEPGARSVFFPQAMPDGYVRETATMLLLRPREFLANAHDLATLKAAVAGQAPRYAEIKVPVTIISGDGSDKTVSTHIHSQPLAATAPNAKLVVLPGVGHMVQNAAPDRVMAEIEAMIGAMAPSTAAAVN
- a CDS encoding tetratricopeptide repeat protein, which produces MALRFPDARDCRIAIFAAVIAAVPLTAFAQSDSPRDPRVIPPPKSQKKLPEAPAKLPKIGADRSRGLDFLFGALKAAPDEASAKHVEARIWAMWMQTPSDTAALLMLRAKAAMDAQQMDVAIKLLDAVVKLRPDYVEAWNRRATLFYLKNDYAHSLEDIREVLIREPRHFGALAGLGMIMQDIGDEKRALDAFRKALAVNPHLEKVPELVKTLTEKVEGRDI